One genomic segment of Desulfomicrobium sp. ZS1 includes these proteins:
- a CDS encoding glycosyltransferase gives MIKIAYVVGGLPFGGVENWLFDVALRMKNSKTYTCKIFNISGTGLKMSEFYGAGLDVVNIGKKNSAASSHRLDTAFLLRKKLKKYSPDIIHTMHNSGDYFGRISSVGLHVPVLTHIHNTKKEKKISRRFSNKLLSYFTTSYISVSNAVNHVVDLDHNLFKRKKFVLHNGIDTSRLDFEPHNLRTMYGLSGKIIIGIGRYVEQKNFEGLIGALKILVDSGKDVSLVLVGEGSKRDLYESMVSDLGLKGRVVLTGYRTDVGAFLRGSDILAMPSLFEGFGNVHLEAMYCGIPAVVSRVVPSLEVCSEASLICDFSGESIASQISVLLENPDLYHKLADAGRRIVDGYTIERCMDRLFSIYAKTLRERQA, from the coding sequence ATGATCAAAATCGCGTATGTTGTTGGCGGGCTCCCTTTTGGTGGCGTTGAGAATTGGCTTTTTGACGTGGCGCTGCGAATGAAAAACTCAAAGACATACACATGTAAAATTTTCAACATTTCTGGTACAGGGTTGAAGATGTCGGAGTTTTACGGGGCCGGTCTGGATGTGGTAAATATTGGCAAGAAAAATTCTGCAGCTTCTTCACATCGACTTGATACGGCGTTTCTTCTTCGAAAAAAACTGAAAAAATATTCTCCGGACATTATACATACAATGCATAACAGTGGTGATTATTTTGGAAGAATTTCTTCTGTAGGTCTGCACGTGCCTGTATTGACGCATATACATAATACAAAAAAAGAAAAAAAAATCAGTCGCAGATTTTCTAATAAATTATTGTCGTATTTCACTACGTCATATATATCAGTTTCAAATGCTGTAAATCATGTTGTTGACTTAGACCATAATTTATTTAAAAGAAAAAAATTTGTTTTGCACAATGGGATAGATACATCGCGTCTTGATTTTGAGCCGCATAACTTGCGTACAATGTATGGATTGAGCGGGAAGATTATAATTGGTATTGGAAGATATGTAGAGCAAAAGAACTTTGAGGGTCTTATCGGGGCTTTGAAGATTCTTGTTGATTCCGGGAAAGATGTTTCCCTGGTTTTGGTTGGGGAAGGGAGCAAGCGCGATCTCTATGAATCAATGGTTTCAGATTTGGGGTTGAAGGGTCGGGTCGTTTTGACGGGGTACAGAACGGATGTGGGGGCATTTTTACGTGGTTCGGATATTCTTGCCATGCCATCTCTTTTTGAAGGATTTGGGAATGTGCATCTGGAGGCCATGTATTGCGGAATTCCTGCCGTCGTCTCCCGAGTTGTCCCATCGCTCGAAGTGTGTTCCGAAGCGTCGCTTATTTGTGATTTTTCCGGGGAGAGTATTGCATCTCAAATTTCTGTTTTGCTTGAAAATCCTGATTTATATCATAAATTGGCAGATGCGGGGCGCAGAATTGTGGATGGATACACGATCGAGCGTTGCATGGACCGACTTTTTTCTATCTATGCAAAAACACTTCGTGAACGTCAGGCTTGA
- a CDS encoding mercuric reductase codes for MSENSGHSNTIEPWDVHNKTLVSHVRPSQWTNPRPQPRYNLVVIGAGTAGLVCAAGAAGLGAKVALIERDFLGGDCLNFGCVPSKALLRAGRAAAAVRDAGEFGVHVPAGTRVDFGQVMERMRRLRASIAPNDSAQRFRDLGVDVFLGAGRFVDAHTVEVGGERLNFVKAVIATGARAAAPPMEGLEQVRYLTNETVFSLTELPRRLAVVGTGPIGCEMAQAFARFGSEVLLIESSRGLLPKEDRDAAAFVRQALLKDGVKFLCCGKEVKVSAAEGGRIRLVAGSKAGSYDEVVDELLIAVGRKPNVEGLGLEEAGVTYSAKGVQVDDNLRTTNPDVFAAGDICSSFQFTHAADFMARTVLRNALFKGRAKASALTIPWCTYTEPEIAHVGLTEKDAAEKGIAVDTFTRELCEVDRAILEGYTDGLVRVHVRKGTDTIVGATIVAGNAGDMISEISLAMTSGLGLGKIASTIHPYPTQGEAIRQVADAYNRGRLTPLVKTLFRYWLSWQRRGK; via the coding sequence GTGTCCGAAAATTCAGGTCATTCCAACACGATCGAGCCGTGGGATGTGCATAACAAGACCCTCGTGTCCCATGTCCGCCCGTCGCAGTGGACCAACCCCAGGCCGCAACCCCGCTACAACCTGGTGGTCATCGGCGCGGGCACGGCCGGACTTGTCTGCGCGGCCGGGGCTGCTGGGCTGGGGGCCAAAGTTGCGCTTATCGAGCGTGATTTTCTCGGGGGCGACTGCCTGAACTTCGGATGCGTCCCCTCCAAGGCGCTGCTCCGGGCAGGACGCGCCGCTGCGGCGGTGCGCGATGCCGGGGAGTTCGGCGTGCACGTGCCGGCCGGGACCCGCGTCGACTTCGGGCAGGTCATGGAGCGCATGCGCAGGCTGCGGGCCTCCATCGCTCCCAACGATTCCGCGCAGCGCTTTCGGGACCTCGGGGTGGACGTGTTCCTCGGCGCGGGCCGTTTTGTGGATGCGCATACCGTGGAGGTCGGCGGCGAACGCCTGAATTTCGTCAAGGCGGTCATCGCGACCGGCGCGCGCGCCGCCGCGCCGCCCATGGAGGGGCTAGAGCAGGTCCGCTATCTGACCAACGAGACGGTCTTCTCCCTGACCGAACTGCCCCGGCGCCTGGCCGTCGTCGGGACGGGGCCCATCGGCTGCGAGATGGCCCAGGCTTTCGCCCGTTTCGGGTCCGAGGTGCTGCTGATCGAGTCCTCGCGTGGCCTCTTGCCCAAGGAGGACCGGGACGCCGCAGCGTTCGTCCGGCAGGCGCTGCTCAAGGATGGCGTGAAATTCCTGTGCTGCGGCAAGGAGGTCAAGGTCTCGGCTGCCGAAGGTGGCAGGATACGTCTGGTCGCAGGCTCCAAGGCCGGAAGCTACGACGAGGTCGTCGACGAACTGCTCATCGCCGTTGGCCGCAAGCCCAACGTCGAGGGGCTGGGGCTGGAGGAGGCCGGGGTGACGTACTCGGCCAAAGGGGTGCAGGTCGACGACAATCTGCGCACCACAAATCCCGATGTTTTTGCCGCCGGGGACATCTGTTCTTCTTTCCAGTTCACGCACGCCGCCGATTTCATGGCCCGCACGGTCCTGCGCAACGCCCTGTTCAAGGGGCGGGCCAAGGCCAGCGCCCTGACCATCCCCTGGTGCACCTACACGGAGCCGGAGATCGCCCACGTCGGCCTTACCGAGAAGGACGCGGCGGAGAAGGGGATCGCCGTGGACACCTTCACCCGGGAATTGTGCGAGGTCGACCGGGCCATCCTCGAAGGCTACACCGACGGCCTGGTGCGCGTGCATGTGCGCAAGGGCACCGACACGATCGTGGGCGCGACAATCGTCGCCGGCAACGCCGGGGACATGATCTCGGAAATCTCCCTGGCCATGACCAGCGGCCTGGGCCTTGGCAAGATCGCAAGCACCATCCATCCCTATCCGACCCAAGGCGAAGCCATCCGGCAGGTCGCCGATGCCTACAACAGGGGCCGATTGACCCCGCTGGTGAAGACCTTGTTCAGATACTGGCTTTCCTGGCAGCGCAGGGGGAAGTGA
- a CDS encoding DUF748 domain-containing protein, which yields MTTIRESWKNLIWWQKTLAITTCCVALYAAFGFLLLPRIAGYVLVEKVAPALSRQISVGEIRVNPFAMTADVSDFVISEPDKSGEFVAFDRLHANLELSSIPRLALVVREARVDGPRIHIRLGSDGQTNFSDLTAGSAEPGAEKPGEPMLLPLIVEPFTIGNGTLTFEDQARGVSHVVDQIQFNLPRFSSRKKDWETFMTPTLSFRANGAPFNLEGRTTPFSNSLKTEFDLNVIDLALPQYWAYAMARENLQLSKGFLNLESKLAFEQFEDALPTFSLQGTITGRDIELVDDGEPVLTAARTEVVMDDISILNLRLGLSSVVLEQPYLRVVRHKDGSLNWMHYFVPPDAPVDSSVNATAPSTPITQNASAPITVEDGNIAEGDPDGANANTTVAAMTGNASMNEATEIDNATAARRDTAKTLLLQVPTIRLVDGRVHFRDETTSFTKEIESLDLTITDLDTSLNATSVAGLRMRTADGEAIDTNATFSVSPFRVLALIEVRDLDIPSYASYFKDALPLTLATAKADAGIRFAIDGGDRALRLEDSSLEIRDLILKAADGAGEIKLGRAALDNIFLNLADNSMRTGMLTLDGATVSTALDKAGRARLLDAMGSPAKKKTDSSGQTQSDPAAWNIAMAGASLKGVDLATGAKAAPTPVRVSSLQGGPVVVDTKAQSVQVGPVELNLAVDLVRQANGDLNLAKLFAPGQTASAKTAAPAKTTAPAWAVAVEQFSLTGTSVSLTDQTLAKPVRLDLDQIILIAKNLSSDLGKAVPLTLSCRVEETGTVKASGDIVPATMSSKGSLTLSRIPLAVASAYAADVALIDIPAGRLGGKLDWRMGGTTRDQISGSLQVDGLRVTEGRSRTELFGFKTLGVNRLALQLSPLALKIAQVELDEPRGNFVIDGQGKTSLERIAPTAKKKTPAKTSAKSEGLTALEIGAVNLKKGRFSFADKSLSPQFESVVFPLDLTVTGFSLDPAKRTELNLTAIIDGSAPITAKGWVSPLKSPVEASSIVTLRNLDLVALSSYSSKFIAYPVARGQLDWEINVDTSENKLSMGNAIKARQLELGDKVESPDAADVPIKLGLALLRDMSGNITINLPVKGDLTDPKFSIGGIVMQAFLGLIVKAIASPFSLLASLVPDGGGEDLNKLPFPPGLAVPAPEAMQNMQALADILAQRPGIKISIHGHSDAAADRQALAERQFMRKLQVIKFDDLPRREREKTTLEELEITDEEYPELLWDAYKEEPVEKEKGAFGMHKEVPREVQEAKLRELIRITDDDLVRLAATRAEFVKNHLVQELGVDAGRIFLGKSGPQALSGAHEATVEIQQ from the coding sequence ATGACAACCATACGCGAATCCTGGAAAAATCTAATCTGGTGGCAAAAAACCCTCGCCATAACAACCTGCTGCGTGGCCCTCTACGCTGCCTTCGGATTTCTCCTTCTGCCTCGCATCGCAGGATATGTGCTTGTCGAGAAAGTGGCTCCGGCTTTGAGCCGTCAGATCAGCGTCGGGGAGATTCGCGTCAATCCTTTCGCCATGACCGCCGATGTCAGCGATTTTGTCATCAGCGAACCTGACAAATCCGGCGAATTTGTCGCTTTCGACAGGTTGCACGCCAACCTGGAACTCAGTTCCATCCCGCGTCTGGCCCTGGTCGTGCGCGAGGCGCGAGTGGACGGTCCGCGCATTCATATCCGGCTCGGCTCGGACGGGCAAACCAATTTTTCCGACCTGACCGCCGGATCCGCCGAGCCGGGAGCCGAAAAACCGGGCGAACCCATGCTCCTGCCCCTTATCGTCGAACCCTTCACCATCGGCAACGGCACCCTGACCTTCGAAGACCAGGCCAGGGGGGTGAGCCATGTCGTGGATCAGATCCAGTTCAACCTGCCCCGCTTTTCCTCACGCAAAAAAGACTGGGAAACCTTCATGACGCCGACCCTGTCGTTCCGGGCCAACGGCGCGCCGTTCAACCTCGAAGGGCGGACCACCCCCTTTTCCAACTCTCTCAAAACCGAATTTGACTTGAACGTCATCGACCTCGCGCTGCCCCAATACTGGGCCTATGCCATGGCCAGAGAAAATCTCCAGCTTTCCAAAGGCTTTCTCAACCTGGAGAGCAAGCTGGCTTTTGAACAGTTCGAAGACGCGCTGCCCACCTTTTCCCTGCAGGGCACCATCACGGGACGCGACATCGAACTGGTCGATGACGGGGAACCCGTGCTCACCGCCGCCAGGACCGAGGTCGTCATGGACGACATCTCCATCCTGAACCTGCGGCTCGGGCTGAGCTCCGTGGTCCTGGAGCAACCGTATCTGCGCGTCGTGCGCCACAAGGACGGGAGCCTGAACTGGATGCACTACTTCGTGCCCCCGGATGCCCCGGTGGATTCATCAGTCAACGCCACGGCCCCAAGCACGCCCATAACGCAAAACGCATCCGCCCCAATCACCGTGGAGGACGGCAACATCGCGGAGGGCGATCCCGACGGGGCTAACGCCAACACGACAGTTGCCGCTATGACCGGCAACGCATCCATGAACGAAGCCACGGAAATCGACAACGCCACGGCCGCCAGACGCGACACTGCCAAGACCCTGCTGTTGCAGGTACCCACAATCCGCCTCGTGGACGGCCGCGTCCACTTCAGGGACGAAACCACCTCTTTCACCAAGGAGATCGAGTCGCTGGACCTGACCATCACAGATCTGGACACCTCGCTCAATGCAACCTCTGTGGCCGGACTGCGGATGCGCACTGCTGACGGAGAGGCCATCGACACCAACGCGACTTTTTCCGTTTCACCCTTCCGTGTGCTGGCCCTGATCGAAGTCCGGGACCTGGATATTCCTTCCTATGCATCCTATTTCAAGGATGCGCTGCCCCTGACCCTGGCCACGGCCAAGGCCGACGCCGGTATCCGCTTTGCCATCGATGGCGGGGACAGGGCTTTGCGCCTTGAAGATTCGTCCCTTGAAATTCGCGACCTGATTCTGAAGGCGGCGGACGGGGCCGGGGAAATCAAGCTCGGCCGTGCGGCTCTGGACAATATTTTCCTGAACCTGGCCGACAACAGCATGCGCACGGGCATGCTGACCCTGGATGGAGCGACCGTCTCCACCGCCCTCGACAAAGCGGGCAGGGCAAGGCTGCTGGACGCCATGGGCTCTCCCGCCAAGAAAAAAACCGACTCGTCCGGCCAGACGCAATCCGATCCAGCCGCCTGGAATATCGCCATGGCAGGGGCTTCGCTCAAAGGAGTGGATCTGGCGACCGGGGCCAAGGCCGCTCCGACTCCGGTCAGGGTCTCCTCCCTGCAGGGGGGTCCGGTGGTGGTGGACACAAAAGCGCAATCCGTACAGGTCGGCCCTGTGGAACTGAACCTGGCCGTTGATCTCGTAAGGCAAGCAAACGGCGACCTGAACCTGGCCAAACTGTTCGCGCCCGGACAGACAGCGTCTGCCAAGACGGCTGCCCCGGCCAAAACTACTGCGCCGGCCTGGGCGGTGGCCGTGGAGCAGTTTTCCCTGACCGGAACCAGTGTCTCGCTCACAGACCAGACTCTGGCCAAACCCGTGCGCCTGGACCTGGACCAGATCATCCTCATAGCCAAGAACCTGTCCTCTGACCTCGGCAAGGCCGTCCCCCTGACCCTGTCCTGCCGCGTGGAGGAAACGGGGACAGTGAAAGCCTCCGGCGATATCGTTCCGGCCACCATGAGCAGCAAGGGCAGCCTCACGCTGTCCAGGATACCCCTGGCCGTCGCCTCGGCCTATGCCGCGGACGTTGCCCTCATCGACATTCCCGCAGGCAGGCTCGGCGGCAAGCTGGACTGGAGGATGGGCGGCACAACCCGGGACCAGATCTCCGGCTCCCTGCAGGTTGACGGATTGCGGGTCACGGAAGGCAGGTCACGAACCGAATTGTTCGGCTTTAAAACCCTGGGCGTAAACAGGCTTGCGCTGCAACTCTCCCCCCTTGCATTGAAAATCGCGCAGGTGGAACTGGACGAACCGCGAGGCAATTTCGTCATCGACGGGCAGGGCAAAACCAGTCTGGAGCGCATCGCTCCGACCGCCAAGAAAAAGACTCCGGCAAAAACATCCGCAAAATCCGAGGGGCTCACAGCCCTTGAAATAGGCGCGGTGAACCTCAAAAAAGGCCGCTTCTCCTTTGCGGACAAATCACTTTCGCCGCAGTTCGAGTCAGTCGTATTCCCGCTGGATCTGACCGTGACCGGATTCTCCCTGGACCCGGCAAAACGAACGGAGCTGAACCTGACCGCCATCATCGACGGCTCCGCGCCCATCACCGCCAAGGGTTGGGTCTCGCCGCTCAAGAGTCCGGTGGAGGCCAGCAGCATCGTGACCCTGCGCAATCTGGATCTGGTCGCGCTGTCGTCGTACTCCTCGAAATTCATCGCCTACCCTGTCGCACGCGGTCAGCTGGACTGGGAAATAAACGTGGACACTTCGGAAAACAAACTGTCCATGGGCAACGCCATAAAAGCCCGCCAGCTCGAACTGGGCGACAAGGTCGAGTCACCGGACGCAGCCGACGTCCCGATCAAACTGGGCCTGGCCCTCTTGCGGGACATGTCCGGCAACATCACCATCAACCTTCCGGTCAAGGGCGATTTGACCGATCCGAAATTCAGCATCGGCGGCATCGTCATGCAGGCCTTCCTGGGCCTCATCGTCAAGGCCATCGCCTCTCCCTTCTCGCTGCTGGCCAGCTTGGTCCCTGACGGGGGCGGCGAAGACTTGAACAAGCTCCCCTTCCCGCCCGGCCTGGCCGTGCCCGCGCCCGAGGCCATGCAGAACATGCAGGCCCTGGCCGACATTCTAGCCCAGCGCCCGGGGATCAAGATATCCATCCATGGACACTCCGATGCTGCCGCCGACCGGCAGGCCCTGGCCGAGAGACAGTTCATGCGCAAGCTGCAGGTCATCAAATTTGATGACCTGCCACGCAGGGAACGGGAAAAGACAACCCTTGAAGAGCTCGAAATCACGGACGAGGAATACCCGGAACTGCTCTGGGACGCCTACAAGGAAGAACCGGTGGAAAAGGAAAAAGGCGCCTTCGGCATGCACAAGGAAGTCCCCCGGGAAGTGCAGGAAGCCAAGCTCAGGGAGCTCATCCGCATCACCGACGACGATCTTGTGCGTCTGGCCGCCACCCGGGCGGAGTTTGTGAAGAATCACCTCGTGCAGGAGCTCGGCGTGGATGCCGGCCGCATCTTTCTGGGCAAAAGCGGGCCCCAGGCCCTGTCCGGCGCGCACGAGGCGACGGTTGAAATTCAGCAGTAG
- a CDS encoding TrkA family potassium uptake protein: protein MKRFAVIGLGNFGFHAAKALFEEGNEVLAMDTDRVRVQAIDPYSTEAMVIDATDKEVLKSLCLEEMDAVIVSTGTKISNSILICLHLLESGVKKILAKALDDDHAKILKRMGATEIIHPERDMAIRVSRNLSRPNVLDFIPLAEEFDMIQVGAPRDFVGKSLIDLNLRARYNVHVIAIKEVIPENFILVPPADYVLKDSDILVMLGRSVDIRKIKELK from the coding sequence ATGAAGCGTTTCGCGGTAATAGGCCTGGGCAATTTTGGTTTTCATGCAGCCAAAGCCCTCTTTGAAGAGGGCAACGAAGTTCTCGCCATGGATACGGACAGGGTAAGAGTTCAAGCCATAGATCCGTATTCTACCGAAGCGATGGTGATCGATGCGACTGACAAGGAGGTTTTGAAGTCATTATGTTTGGAAGAGATGGATGCCGTGATTGTTTCAACAGGAACAAAGATAAGCAACAGCATTCTCATCTGCCTTCATTTGCTGGAGTCTGGAGTGAAGAAAATATTGGCCAAGGCTCTTGATGATGACCATGCCAAGATTCTTAAACGAATGGGAGCGACCGAAATCATTCATCCGGAAAGGGATATGGCGATCAGGGTCTCGCGCAATCTTTCAAGACCGAATGTTCTGGATTTCATCCCGCTGGCTGAAGAGTTCGACATGATTCAAGTGGGCGCCCCCAGAGATTTCGTTGGGAAATCCTTGATCGATCTGAACTTACGGGCGCGGTATAATGTTCACGTCATTGCGATAAAAGAAGTGATTCCGGAAAATTTCATCCTCGTCCCCCCGGCGGATTACGTGCTCAAAGATAGCGATATCCTGGTCATGCTTGGCAGATCTGTGGATATAAGGAAGATCAAGGAGCTAAAATGA
- the gnd gene encoding decarboxylating NADP(+)-dependent phosphogluconate dehydrogenase, which translates to MSSDTLADIGMVGLAVMGENLALNMEGKGFTVACFNRTVAKVDAFVTGRGANKNIIGCHSLKELVGMLSRPRKVMCMIKAGEAVDALMASLMPLLEPGDIIIDGGNSHYLDTSRRVREARAQQILFVGTGISGGEEGALTGPSIMPGGAIEAWDSIRPIFQRICAKTPDGAPCCEWVGPGGAGHFVKMVHNGIEYADMQLICEVYQMMKEGLKLSNEEMHEIFSRWNKGRLDSYLIEITAEILCFRDEDGAYVLDLILDSAQQKGTGKWTVNAALEAGQPLTLIGEAVFARSLSALKDERVLASRVLEGPAQPAGEAGGMVDDLQQALYASKIVSYAQGFQILRAVSREEGWDLDHGGIARMWRNGCIIRSVFLGDIEKAFTRDPKLASLLLDPFFTDAVHHAQAGWRRVVAAGALRGIPMPTLSAGLAYFDGYRSARLPANLLQAQRDYFGAHTYERIDRPRGRHFHTNWTGRGGSTSSTAYEV; encoded by the coding sequence ATGAGCAGCGATACGTTGGCGGACATCGGAATGGTCGGACTGGCGGTCATGGGGGAAAATCTTGCGCTCAACATGGAGGGCAAGGGCTTCACCGTGGCCTGCTTCAATCGCACCGTGGCCAAGGTCGATGCGTTCGTCACGGGACGCGGCGCGAACAAAAACATCATCGGCTGCCATAGCCTGAAGGAATTGGTCGGAATGCTGTCCAGGCCGCGCAAGGTCATGTGCATGATCAAGGCCGGTGAGGCGGTGGACGCGCTGATGGCATCCCTCATGCCCTTGCTTGAACCCGGCGACATCATCATCGATGGGGGAAATTCCCATTATCTGGACACCAGCCGCCGCGTCCGGGAAGCGCGGGCCCAGCAAATCCTGTTCGTCGGGACCGGCATCTCCGGCGGAGAGGAAGGCGCCTTGACCGGACCTTCGATCATGCCCGGAGGCGCCATCGAAGCCTGGGACAGCATCCGGCCCATTTTTCAGCGCATCTGCGCGAAGACCCCGGACGGGGCGCCCTGCTGCGAATGGGTCGGCCCAGGCGGGGCCGGGCACTTCGTCAAGATGGTGCACAACGGCATCGAATACGCCGACATGCAGCTCATTTGCGAAGTCTATCAGATGATGAAGGAGGGATTAAAGCTCTCGAACGAGGAGATGCACGAGATCTTCTCCCGCTGGAATAAAGGCCGTCTTGATTCCTATCTTATCGAGATTACTGCCGAAATTCTCTGTTTTCGCGATGAGGACGGCGCGTACGTGCTCGATCTGATTCTTGATTCCGCGCAGCAGAAAGGGACGGGCAAGTGGACCGTGAACGCCGCCCTGGAGGCCGGGCAGCCCCTGACCCTGATCGGTGAGGCGGTTTTTGCGCGCAGTCTGTCCGCGCTCAAGGACGAGCGCGTCCTGGCGTCGCGGGTTCTGGAGGGGCCTGCTCAGCCCGCAGGCGAAGCGGGCGGCATGGTCGATGATCTCCAGCAGGCGCTCTATGCTTCGAAAATCGTCTCCTACGCGCAGGGTTTCCAGATCCTCAGAGCAGTGAGCCGTGAAGAGGGCTGGGACCTGGACCATGGAGGCATCGCCAGGATGTGGAGAAACGGGTGCATCATCCGCTCCGTGTTTCTTGGCGACATCGAGAAGGCTTTCACCCGCGATCCAAAGCTTGCCAGCCTTCTGCTGGACCCGTTCTTCACGGATGCGGTTCATCATGCCCAGGCGGGCTGGAGGCGGGTCGTCGCGGCGGGCGCGCTGCGGGGCATTCCCATGCCGACGCTTTCCGCAGGCCTAGCCTATTTCGACGGCTATCGCTCGGCCAGGCTGCCCGCGAACCTGCTGCAGGCGCAGCGGGATTATTTCGGCGCGCATACCTACGAAAGAATCGACCGGCCCAGGGGCCGGCATTTTCATACCAACTGGACAGGGCGCGGGGGATCCACGTCTTCCACCGCCTACGAGGTTTAG
- the recD gene encoding exodeoxyribonuclease V subunit alpha: MFASPVILPRLVASGLFTEADLYQARFAASLAREGHADLVAGLTALVSLAVREGHVCLHLGDEGVRERLAALGLDETHACQLTGVVGTPGSGLPLILDGERLYFSRFFRDEQTLARAFLRLAGTPPRNIPTELLPDIFKTANGETDWQDVACFAALRSRLCVISGGPGTGKTTTVARILALAARMHAGTNFRIRLAAPTGKAASRMTEALAEAFPGGSLPPELDACLAQGAQTVHRLLGWGSGGFHHHQDNPLPLDMLVVDEASMLDLELAARLMDALPDHASLVLLGDRNQLASVEAGAVLANLCREDVVNAFSPDFVADAAKAGALGLRVTASRIPLTNHVVELKKSWRFGADSGIAALSALIRDGQTQEASKLLEEGRKDLKMLPRTGQADLAALLKPLLREAFKGLGETTDPALAFNIFGTLRLLSPVRKGPYGTEALNRLAAENLVGRDTEAWYPGRPVMILENDYNLGLFNGDVGIALPADGTLRVFFPAAQGFTSFAPARLPRNETCYAMTVHKSQGSEFGHTALILPEEPCPVLGRELLYTALTRAKKRFTLVGTTEQVKDAIESPARRDSGLGKMLM, from the coding sequence ATGTTCGCCAGCCCCGTCATCCTACCACGCCTCGTCGCCAGCGGCCTCTTCACAGAGGCCGACCTCTACCAGGCCCGCTTCGCAGCCTCCCTGGCCCGAGAAGGACACGCCGACCTCGTGGCCGGTCTGACTGCCCTGGTCTCCCTGGCCGTGCGCGAGGGGCACGTCTGCCTGCACCTCGGCGACGAGGGCGTACGCGAACGGCTGGCCGCCCTGGGCCTGGACGAAACGCACGCCTGCCAGTTGACGGGTGTTGTCGGCACGCCGGGTTCCGGGCTGCCGCTCATCCTGGACGGCGAGCGCCTGTATTTTTCACGCTTCTTCCGCGACGAGCAGACCCTGGCCCGCGCCTTCCTGCGCCTGGCCGGAACGCCGCCCCGAAACATCCCGACAGAGCTGCTGCCCGACATTTTCAAGACGGCAAACGGGGAAACCGACTGGCAGGACGTGGCCTGCTTCGCGGCCCTGCGCAGCCGCCTCTGCGTCATCTCGGGCGGCCCCGGCACGGGCAAGACCACGACCGTGGCCCGCATCCTGGCCCTGGCGGCCCGCATGCACGCAGGCACGAATTTCCGCATCCGCCTGGCCGCGCCCACGGGCAAGGCTGCCTCGCGCATGACCGAAGCTCTGGCCGAGGCCTTTCCCGGGGGCAGCCTGCCGCCGGAACTGGACGCGTGCCTCGCGCAGGGCGCCCAGACAGTGCACCGCCTGCTGGGCTGGGGTTCCGGGGGCTTCCACCACCACCAAGACAACCCCCTGCCGCTGGACATGCTGGTGGTGGACGAAGCCTCCATGCTGGACCTGGAACTGGCCGCCCGCCTCATGGACGCCCTGCCAGACCATGCGAGCCTAGTGCTCCTGGGAGACCGCAACCAACTGGCCTCGGTGGAGGCCGGAGCCGTGCTGGCCAATCTCTGCCGGGAGGATGTCGTGAATGCCTTCTCCCCGGATTTCGTGGCGGATGCCGCCAAAGCCGGAGCTTTGGGACTTCGTGTGACGGCAAGCCGGATTCCGCTGACAAACCATGTAGTGGAATTGAAGAAGAGCTGGCGCTTTGGCGCAGACAGCGGCATCGCGGCCTTGAGCGCGCTTATCCGCGACGGCCAGACCCAGGAGGCCAGCAAACTGCTGGAGGAAGGAAGGAAGGATCTGAAAATGCTACCCCGCACCGGGCAGGCGGACCTTGCGGCCCTGCTGAAACCGCTTCTGCGCGAGGCATTCAAAGGCTTGGGAGAAACAACCGACCCCGCGCTGGCGTTCAATATTTTCGGAACCCTGCGCCTGCTCTCGCCGGTCCGCAAAGGTCCGTACGGGACCGAAGCCCTCAATCGTCTGGCCGCCGAAAACCTGGTTGGCCGCGACACCGAGGCCTGGTACCCAGGCCGCCCCGTCATGATCCTGGAAAACGACTACAACCTCGGCCTCTTCAACGGCGACGTGGGCATCGCCCTGCCTGCGGACGGAACCCTGCGTGTCTTCTTCCCCGCAGCGCAAGGCTTCACATCCTTCGCCCCGGCCCGCCTGCCCCGAAACGAAACCTGTTACGCCATGACCGTGCACAAAAGCCAGGGTTCGGAGTTCGGACACACCGCGCTGATCCTGCCGGAGGAACCCTGCCCGGTCCTGGGCCGCGAACTCCTCTACACAGCCCTGACCCGCGCCAAGAAACGCTTCACGCTGGTGGGCACGACTGAACAGGTCAAGGATGCCATAGAGAGCCCGGCCCGCCGCGATTCGGGATTAGGAAAAATGCTCATGTAG
- a CDS encoding holo-[acyl-carrier-protein] synthase — MIIGVGVDIAELERIARSYSRFGDKFSSRILTPAEMALVPANAVPFLASRFAAKEAAVKALGTGFSGGITFQDIEIRSDALGKPLIFFHNQAQLRCRDLKVRTAHITLSHSRENAVAMVILEG; from the coding sequence ATGATTATCGGAGTGGGTGTCGACATTGCGGAGTTGGAGAGAATCGCGCGATCGTATTCGCGGTTCGGCGATAAATTCAGCTCACGAATTCTGACTCCGGCGGAGATGGCCCTTGTCCCGGCCAATGCGGTTCCTTTTCTGGCCTCCCGCTTCGCGGCCAAGGAGGCGGCGGTCAAGGCCCTGGGTACGGGCTTCAGCGGGGGAATCACGTTCCAGGATATCGAGATCCGTTCCGATGCGCTCGGCAAGCCGCTGATCTTTTTTCACAACCAAGCCCAGCTCAGATGCCGGGACCTGAAGGTTCGGACCGCGCACATCACCCTATCCCACAGCCGTGAAAACGCCGTGGCCATGGTCATCCTCGAAGGATGA